TTGGCTGGTTTAACGTCGCGGTGTACGACCCCTTTCTCGTGGGCATGCTGCAGGCCATCGGCCGCCTGGGCGATGTAATCTGCCGCCGCTTCAAACGGAACGGGGCCACTTTCTCGCACGATCTGCTGGAGATCGGCCCCGGGAACGTACTCCATCACGATGTAATGGGTATTGTCTTCGTTGTCGACGTCGAAGGCCCGGACAATATTCGGATGGTCGAGGTGAGCGGCTGCCTGGGCTTCTAAATGGAAGCGAGCGAGGTACGAAGCGTCGTTCACGCGGCGTCGCGGAAGGACTTTGATCGCCACTTTGCGATTCATCAAAGTATGTTCGGCCAGGTAGACGCTGCTCATCCCCCCGGTGCCCAAGTGCTTCAGCAGGCGATACTTCGAGAGGTAGAACCCTTTGTACTTGCCATTACGCAGCTTTTCGCAGTGCCAACTAGTCAGAAGTTGCTTCTCGACGAAGTACTTTTGCAGGGCATCCAGGTCGTTAGGCAGTTCCCCTTCGTTGGAAGCGCGCAGGGCTTCCACGGCCTGCTCTAAGGCAGCCGGATCAACGAGCTTGCTCTTGTCGATCAGCTCGATAAATCGTTGGGAATCAACTACTGCTGGCATACGAATCCGAAATGACGCGAAACGGACGACCTCATTCACCGGGGAAGTGCTTTACTTCCAGCTCGGTTGGGAGGAAAATTCTCTAATCAGGCGAAGTCACGGGATAAATACAGTGTATAGACTAACAGACACACATTGCTGGTAACAACAATCTCTGGCAATTTTCACGCGCTGTAAGCCCCCCAGAAACCGCCGGTCGGCTTAAAGGGTAAAATCAAATCCCTACATCCATTTGTAGTGGCCCCGCCTTTACAGGGGTGCCGATTGGCTTCAACGAATCTTAACAAGGTGATCGATCCGTGAGCGACGTTTCCCCTCCACAATACGATGCTCAGGTTGTCCTCTACACGCGGCAAGGGTGTCATTGCTGCGAAAATGCCGAAGCCGTGGTCCGCAAGTTCGTGTCGGACATTACCCGGGTCGATATCGACAGCGATCCGGAACTGTTACAGAAATTTAATACGCTTGTGCCCGTGGTCGAAATAAATGGCAAAGTTCGCTTTCGCGGCAAAGTCTCGCCGATGCTGCTCGAGCGAACCTTGGCTGCCGAAGCCAGGCAAGCTGCTGGGCCGGCGTCGTAAGCCATCGGTCGTTGTTGCTACTATCCACGTGAACCGATCTTGGGTTCGCGGTTTTCCTTGGTTTAGGTGATCTGAATTGCCCTCGCTTGCTACGACTCGCCCTGATTTCCTGATTGTCGGAGGAGGGGTGATCGGACTTTCCCTTGCCTATGAACTGGCCGGCAAAGGACACCAGGTACTGCTGGTGGAAAAGGGACCGTTGGGGCGCGAGGCTTCCTGGGCCGGAGCTGGCTTGCTACCACCAGCCAACGAGAAAGAGGCCTGGGATCCTCAGGAACAGCTACGCGGACTAAGCCATCGGCTGTTCCCTGAATGGTCGGCCCGCCTTAAAGCCGAAACACAGATCGATAACCAGTTCGAGATCACCGGCGGGCTTTACCTGGCTCGCGATCCTGGTGAGGCCGCTTCGCTGCGGATGGCCTGCGTGCATTACGAAGAGGAAGGGGTCGAAGTCCAGCGGCTCGATCCCCAGCAACTCGCCGAACATTTCCCCCATTTGCAGACAAGCCAATCGATTCGAGACGCTGTCTTTCTGCCAGGGGAAGCGGTCGTGCGAAACCCGCGTCACCTCCAGGCCCTGGTCCAGGGCTGCCGCAACCGAGGTGTTCAGTTTCTCGAGAACACCGAGGTCGCACGCTGGCGATTTCAAGACACGCAGCTCACGGCGGTCGAGATCGACGGCCAAGAGATCTCGCCGGGGGCCTGCTGCCTGGCGACGGGGGCCTGGTCGCAGCTATTGACCGATCAGGTGCTCGACCGGGGGAACTTTTCAGGTCGCATCCAACGCCCCGAGATCGAGCCGATCCGCGGGCAGCTAGTCCTGCTCGATGCCGGAGGGAGGTTCTTTACCTCGCCGATCAATGAAGGGGTGCGTTACATCGTGCCGCGCCGAGACGGACTCGTCTTGGTCGGAGCGACGGTCGAAGAGGTTGGTTTCGATAAATCGAATACGCCTGAAGCGATCGAAGATCTCACGCAGTTCGCGCGGCAGTGGGTGCCGAAGCTGGCCGAGGCGAAGCAGGTCAAAGCGTGGTCGGGGCTGCGTCCGGCCAGTGTCGATCGTATTCCGTACCTGGGGCAGCTTCCCGGGATGGCCAATATTTACTTAGCGGCCGGGCACTATCGCAGCGGTCTGCATCTTTCGCCAGCGACGGCTACGGTGATGAGCCAGTTGATGTGCGGCGAGACCCCCCAAATCGATCTGCATCCCTTCCGCGTCAATCGAGCTTAACGCGTACTAGCTAACCGTGGCGGTACCCCACAGCCGTCGAACCTGGGCGGTGACGGTCGCGGCGGCTTCGTCCAGCGAAAACTGACGATCGACGTTCCCTTCCAGGAAGGCGACCTTGTTCATGCCGTATACGTCGGAAGTCGCTTCATCCTGCCCCAGCACGTAGCCGCCGGCCGCTCGGATTTCTCCGCAGCCATCCGAGCCGTCACGCCCCATGCCGGTCATGATGACTCCCAGTAGTCGGTCTTTATAAACCTTCACCGCCGACGACATCATCACGTCGACCGAAGGGCGGTGACCACTGACAAAGTCCCCATCACGCACCAAAAGCTTGCCTCCTTGGGTGCCGCTGCGAACCACTTCCAGGTGCTTACCACCGGGGGCCAGATAGGCATGCCCTGGCTGAAGCACGTCGCCGGTCTCGGCTTCTTTGACACGAACCCTTGAGAGGCTATTGAGTCGCCCAGCGAATGCCTCGGTGAAGTTGGCCGGCATGTGCTGCACGATCACAATCGGCGGCAACGTATCGGGCAGGATCTCGAACATCGCAGCCAACGCAGGCGGGCCGCCGGTCGAGATGCCCAGTGCGATGCATTTGTCGGATACGGGTAGCTTTTCGGTCAAAATGGGCTTGGGTATGATCTTTGAATCGTTCGACAGACCAAGCTTTTCGCGACGCTCTTTTCTCTTCTGCGCACGCTCGCGGCGCATGGTGAGCACTTTCTGGACGTCCGTATTGCTGACCATGCGAATGCGGCGGACCAGTTCGGTCCGCAGGGTGGTCTCGGCTTCTTTGAGACCTTCGGGCTTGGCGATGTAGTCAATCGCCCCACGGTCGAGTGCTTCCAGCGTGATCTGTCCACCCAACTGCGTGGTGGCGCTCACCATGATGACCGGGATCAACTGCTCGGCCAGAATGGCATCGAGCGTTTCCAGTCCGTCCATCTTGGGCATCTGGACATCGAGCGTAATGACATCTGGCTTCAAGGAGCGCGCAAGTCGAACGGCCTCGTGTCCATCGGCAGCCGTGGCAATCACCTCGATGTCAGGCGTTTCTTCCAGCAGATCCGAGATCAAGGTCTGGATCAATTTCGAGTCATCGACTACGAGTACTCGTAGTGTGCGTTGGACCATCATCCCGCCCCAAGTCTGTGGTTTTATTTCCATTGCAATCATTTAGGGAAGAGCGACGTGTGATATAACGTGCTCAAAAATTCCCTGGGAAAACGTAGGTCATGCCAGCCGGGGGGGAGATGGACACGGTAGAATCTGCGGTGTTTTTTAACCATTGCTGCCTGGGGTAAGAGCGAGAGACCATTTCTTCCTTATAATCGTTAGCATCGGGCGTCGCTCAGGCAGCGTCGTACGTACATTACTTAATCGCCTGGTCCTCCTTCCTCATAGCAAAGGCCATCGGATGGCAGTCGAATCGCCAGCCCATATCGTGATTGTTGGTGCCGGATCGATTGGCATCGAAGCCGCGTTGTATGCCCGCTTTCTCGGGTACCAGGTAACCCTCCTCGATTCTGGCGATGTCGGGGCTCACTTGCGGAAGTGGGCACACGTCCGCATGTTCACTCCGTTTCGGGCGAATTGCACCAAGTTGGGCAGGTCTGCCCTGGCAGCTCAGTACCCAGATCTTTCGTTCCCGCTGGCCGATCAGCACGTGACCGCCGGGCAGTATCTAGAGCAGTACCTGCTGCCGCTGGCCAAAACCGACCTGGTGGCGGACTGCTTGAAGCCGCATCACACGGTGATTTCGATCGCGCGAAGCTCGCAGACCAAAGCAGAAAACTACGGCCTGCCGGCCCGCAGCGAGACCCCTTTGGTGACCCTGGCCCGCGATCAGGACGGGCACGAACACGTCTTTGAAAGCGACATCGTCCTCGATTGCAGCGGTGTCGGGGGTCAGCCCAATTTCATCGGCGGCGGGGGGAGTCCCGCGGTCGGCGAACTGGCAGCCAGGTCCCACTTCGAAACCGGCCTGGTCGATGCCCACGGCAGCGACTCGAATCGCTATGCCAATCAGCAGATCCTGGTGATCGGGGCAGGGCACTCCGCGGCAACCAATATCTGCCAGCTCGGCTTATTGGCCCGCGAAACCCTGGAAACGCACGTGACCTGGGTGACCCGCGATGGCAAAGCCGAGGGGCAAAATGGCCCGGTACCGGTGATCGAAGACGACCCGCTACCCCAGCGCAAGCGTGTTGCCAGTGAAGCGAATCAGCTCTTGATCGACGAGAACGGCCACCTCGACCATTGGCCTGAAACGACCGTGAAATCGCTGCACTACGAACCACAGAACGATCACTTCCACGTGACGCTGGAAGGGAAACACTCCGGCGTGCATACGTTCGACCGCATTGTGGCCAATGTCGGCTTCCGACCGAATCTCGAGATGCTGCACGAACTGCAACTCGATCTATGCCCCAATACCGAAGGGACCAAGGGCCTGATTCAGCCGGAGCCCAATTTCTACATCCTCGGCTCGAAGAGCTTCGGCCGCGATTCGAGCTACCTGCTGTCGGACGGCTTCGATCAAATCCGCCGCGTCTTTGCCATCATCGGCGATCGAGAGAACCTTGACCTCTACGCCGAACCCCCAGGCCCCTCGAACATGGCCTAGGCCCGCGAGAGGAATCTCTGCCAGTCACCAGCACGTGATATCCAAGAGGCAACATCCACCTGTCGTGTGGAGAATGGCTCTGCTATCACGTAATTTGTGATCAAAGTTTGGTCAATCTTCGACGTGGATTCATGAAAAGAGCCTGTTTTCTCCGAGAAATGCAGGTAAAAAGCCCCCACTGCGCGCCAACCATTTCTTGAAACGCTTCGTACAGCTTGGCGTGCGTTCCCCTGACGTATCCCTTATATTACGGGGATTCCCGCGCCGGACACTTCCGAGATACTGCCCCACGCCGAGTCTACGAAGGCCTGAAGATGAGTTTGCCTGCCGTGTTGAAGTCGATTTTTGGAATGATGCTTTTGACGCTGGTCATGGTGGGCAGCCTGTCTGCCGAGCCAGTCGACGGCGACCAGCAGCAGACGATCCGTCGATGGATTCGGCAGCTCGACGCCGATCGCTATGCCGAACGCCAGCAAGCCGCCGACGAGTTGGCCAAGCTTGGTAAGGATGCAATTCCTGAAATCGAGAAGGCCGCGCTAACGGGTACCGGTGAAGTCGCCAGCCGCTCGGTCGATTTGCTCAAAGGGTATGCTGGCTCTCCCGACGACGAGATTTCGTCGATGGCCTACTCGGCTCTCAAACGGCTCGCGGCCAGTGGCAACCAGACTGCCGGCTATATCGCCGAAGAAGCGATCGCCCAACTCAAGCGAAAGCTCGGCCCCGATCGCATTACCGATGGCGAGCCAGAGCAGCCGCCGGTTCTGCCCCCTGGTAACTTCAATCGCTCGGTGCGAATCTCGAACGATGTGAACGGCGATAAAGTAATCGACGTCACCGAGAACGGCGAGCGAGTCGTGGCCCGCACCATGGCCAACGGTCACGTCAGCATCACCTGGCATTTGCCAGGCGGTAAGCAGCAGAAGGTTGAAGCGGAAAGCATCGACAAGCTGCAACAGAAAGATCCACAAGCGCTGGCCAAGTTCCAAGAGCTGAACAAGATCGCAGACGCCGGTCCTGGCCGCCTGCCCGGCATGCCGGATCCTCCTCGTGTTCATGTTCGCGTTCCCCGTGCAGGAGAAGGCTTCGATCCGTTTGCCGAAATGGATCAACGGATGGAAGAGATGCGTGCCCGGCACGAGCAGTTCGTCAACGAGCTCCGACAGAACATGCAGGACCGTCGCCAACTTCCGCAAGTCGCTGCCCCAAGCCAAGAGGTGGACGAGAAGCAACTGAAAGAAGTCCGCCAGCGACTATCCGACGTACTGAAGCGTCTGGAAGAGATCGACGCCGACGCGATCGATCATGTCGACCTGAAGCGTCTCGATGAAGCTTTGAAGCGAATCGAAGCACCGGCCGACGCTTCGTAATCTATGGCTCGGTTTGAGCGGCCTGATCTCGAGGAAGCAGCACGCGCCATTGCACGCGTGCTGTTTGCGTTTCCGGGGTCGTTACCACGTACTGGCGATCCGGCATCGAGTTCAGAAAGTTCTGCACAACCTGGTCCGCTACCGGCTGCGTGCCGCGTACGATCAACACGATCGGCCGATCCGCTTGGGAATCGCGGCGGTACTCCGGGGTCGCTTTACCTGGGTTGGTGTACGTCAGGCCGAAATGATCCCCCTCGTGCTCAGGCAACGCATAGATCGATTCGATCGGCAGCCGCGCGTAGGATTCCCAGACGTGCATAAACAGCATCAATCGTTTGGGGGGGCGTGCCAGGATATCGGTCTCGATCAGCCCCGCCGATATCAGCACGTCGGTCGGCTGAGGGTTGCTTTCCAGTTCGCGCGAAGCGGCCTGGGTGATCGTTCGCCAGTCTTCTCCCCGCATCGGACCCAGGTACTGTGGAGCACGTAGGCCGAAGGCAATGACCACGGCAAGAACGAGCCCCCCCATTCGCCACTTGGAAGCCGGCACCAGCGCGGCCAGGCTCACCAGCAGCAGTGGAATGAGCGTTTCCGACGAGATCAAATAGCGGCCAAAGAAGAGGGCCGCCACGCCTGTGGCGGTCGTGAGCCACGCCGTCGCGATCGGCACGAAGACCATCCCGCCGATCAGCACGGCTCGCCTGGCTTCCGCCGACCAGTGGCGGACATACATCGCGGTCAAAAGAACGAACGGAACCAAAGCCGCCAGCGCGGTTCCCCAGCGTGTCCATTCGTTGCGGGAGGTGGCCGTGATGAACTGAGCCCAGTTTTCGCGGCGCTGAAAGATTCCGGCCAGCACCGGCAAGACAATCACAATGAGCATCATCGCGCATCCGGCGGCGATGAGCAGATGTTGCCGTTTCCGCTGATTATCCGCCAGTGCCACGATCATGCCGGCCAGGCAGAACGAAAACAGAATGGTGCTGTAATGCAGATAGAAGCTGGCGACCGTGACCACCACCAGCCAGATCCAGTCGTTCCGCCGATCGTGCTGCAGAAGCTGCCATGCGAGTAAAACCTGCACCACGGCCATGACCTGTACCAGGGCATAGACGCGGGCCTCGGTGGCGAAGAAGATCCAGTCGATATCCATCGCCGCAATGATTCCGGCCGCGGCGGCGACCCAAACGTCGCGCGTCCAGCGATGAGCAATCGCCGCGATCAGCCCCGCACACAGCACACCGCCGACCAGCGATGGCAATCGCAACGACCATTCATGCAGCCCTGTTAGCTGCGTCCAGAGCCACACAATCAGAAAGTAAAACGAAGCCTGGTTCCCCATCTCGGCCCGATAGGGAACATCGGCAATGCCATCGGAAACGACCCAGGCCGTGTGAAGCTCATCGACCCACAAGCTCTCGCCAATCGCAGGCCAGCGTAAAACAACAGCCAACAGCGCAGTGCCTACGCCCAATAGCGCACTGGTCTTCCAAGATGGCAGGGCAGGGGACGGGTTAAGCTCGTTGGTATTCACGCCGACTGATTCTAATCGGCCAGAGGGATGAAGCTAGGGTGCAGGTGGGTTTGAGAACCGCTTTATTCCGGGACGACGGTTACCAATTCGTCGTGGATTGATTCGACCTGGGCGGCGTCGATGACGCGGATTTCTTCGGCGTAGCCGATCAATAACGCCAGGTCGCACAGGCGGTTGATCTCGCGCGGGTTGCCGCGGGTGATCTCGAATAGACGCTGCAAACCTTCGGGAACGAAGATCTCTTCGGCACAGCCGGCAACTCGCAAGCGATGCGTCACGTAGGCGGCCGTTTCATCGGGGGTGAAGCAGCGCATCAGCGACTTCACGCCGATACGGCTTTCCAAAGAAGGGAAGCGTTCGACCGCCGGAATGATGGCCGTTTGCCCGACAAGAACCAGCGTCAGGTCGAGCTTGCCGTCGGTCTCGAAGTTGGTCAAAAGCCGTAGCATTTCCAGGGAAGCGTGATCGCTTAGCAGGTGGGCATCGTCCACGACAATTACGGCGTGGTTGCCTGCTCGGGTGTTTTCGGACAGAAACTGTTGCAACTGCCAGACGTTTTCGCTGGGGCTGCTGGCGATGTGGTTGTCTTTCGGACTGCGGCCGAGGTTCAACAGCAGATACGGAATGAGCGCATCGCTGGGCAGCTTCGGGAAAACGAGGTGCGCCTTGGGCGAGAACGTATCGGGCAGTTGCATCAGCAGTGTTCGCGCGAGCAGGCTTTTACCGAGCCCGCAAGCACCGGCCAAAATGGCCGCACCGCGGCGATTCTCGACGGCATAACGAAGCTTCAGAAGCGCGGCCTGGGCCGACTCGGAAGGGTAGTAAGACGCTTCCGAGTAAGTGTTCTCGAACGGGCGAGATTTCAGATTCCAGTACGCTTCGTACATCGAGCTTTCCGTTTCCGCCTACGCTTGGTGATAACTTATCGCCAGAAGTTTTCGGCGATGCCAATCACGTTGATCTTGCGCTGCTGGAGCTTAGGTAGAATCTGGCTGAGCTC
Above is a window of Blastopirellula marina DNA encoding:
- a CDS encoding glutaredoxin family protein, which encodes MSDVSPPQYDAQVVLYTRQGCHCCENAEAVVRKFVSDITRVDIDSDPELLQKFNTLVPVVEINGKVRFRGKVSPMLLERTLAAEARQAAGPAS
- a CDS encoding glycosyltransferase family 39 protein; amino-acid sequence: MNTNELNPSPALPSWKTSALLGVGTALLAVVLRWPAIGESLWVDELHTAWVVSDGIADVPYRAEMGNQASFYFLIVWLWTQLTGLHEWSLRLPSLVGGVLCAGLIAAIAHRWTRDVWVAAAAGIIAAMDIDWIFFATEARVYALVQVMAVVQVLLAWQLLQHDRRNDWIWLVVVTVASFYLHYSTILFSFCLAGMIVALADNQRKRQHLLIAAGCAMMLIVIVLPVLAGIFQRRENWAQFITATSRNEWTRWGTALAALVPFVLLTAMYVRHWSAEARRAVLIGGMVFVPIATAWLTTATGVAALFFGRYLISSETLIPLLLVSLAALVPASKWRMGGLVLAVVIAFGLRAPQYLGPMRGEDWRTITQAASRELESNPQPTDVLISAGLIETDILARPPKRLMLFMHVWESYARLPIESIYALPEHEGDHFGLTYTNPGKATPEYRRDSQADRPIVLIVRGTQPVADQVVQNFLNSMPDRQYVVTTPETQTARVQWRVLLPRDQAAQTEP
- a CDS encoding ExeA family protein, with product MYEAYWNLKSRPFENTYSEASYYPSESAQAALLKLRYAVENRRGAAILAGACGLGKSLLARTLLMQLPDTFSPKAHLVFPKLPSDALIPYLLLNLGRSPKDNHIASSPSENVWQLQQFLSENTRAGNHAVIVVDDAHLLSDHASLEMLRLLTNFETDGKLDLTLVLVGQTAIIPAVERFPSLESRIGVKSLMRCFTPDETAAYVTHRLRVAGCAEEIFVPEGLQRLFEITRGNPREINRLCDLALLIGYAEEIRVIDAAQVESIHDELVTVVPE
- a CDS encoding NAD(P)-binding domain-containing protein encodes the protein MAVESPAHIVIVGAGSIGIEAALYARFLGYQVTLLDSGDVGAHLRKWAHVRMFTPFRANCTKLGRSALAAQYPDLSFPLADQHVTAGQYLEQYLLPLAKTDLVADCLKPHHTVISIARSSQTKAENYGLPARSETPLVTLARDQDGHEHVFESDIVLDCSGVGGQPNFIGGGGSPAVGELAARSHFETGLVDAHGSDSNRYANQQILVIGAGHSAATNICQLGLLARETLETHVTWVTRDGKAEGQNGPVPVIEDDPLPQRKRVASEANQLLIDENGHLDHWPETTVKSLHYEPQNDHFHVTLEGKHSGVHTFDRIVANVGFRPNLEMLHELQLDLCPNTEGTKGLIQPEPNFYILGSKSFGRDSSYLLSDGFDQIRRVFAIIGDRENLDLYAEPPGPSNMA
- a CDS encoding chemotaxis response regulator protein-glutamate methylesterase encodes the protein MEIKPQTWGGMMVQRTLRVLVVDDSKLIQTLISDLLEETPDIEVIATAADGHEAVRLARSLKPDVITLDVQMPKMDGLETLDAILAEQLIPVIMVSATTQLGGQITLEALDRGAIDYIAKPEGLKEAETTLRTELVRRIRMVSNTDVQKVLTMRRERAQKRKERREKLGLSNDSKIIPKPILTEKLPVSDKCIALGISTGGPPALAAMFEILPDTLPPIVIVQHMPANFTEAFAGRLNSLSRVRVKEAETGDVLQPGHAYLAPGGKHLEVVRSGTQGGKLLVRDGDFVSGHRPSVDVMMSSAVKVYKDRLLGVIMTGMGRDGSDGCGEIRAAGGYVLGQDEATSDVYGMNKVAFLEGNVDRQFSLDEAAATVTAQVRRLWGTATVS
- the thiO gene encoding glycine oxidase ThiO — encoded protein: MPSLATTRPDFLIVGGGVIGLSLAYELAGKGHQVLLVEKGPLGREASWAGAGLLPPANEKEAWDPQEQLRGLSHRLFPEWSARLKAETQIDNQFEITGGLYLARDPGEAASLRMACVHYEEEGVEVQRLDPQQLAEHFPHLQTSQSIRDAVFLPGEAVVRNPRHLQALVQGCRNRGVQFLENTEVARWRFQDTQLTAVEIDGQEISPGACCLATGAWSQLLTDQVLDRGNFSGRIQRPEIEPIRGQLVLLDAGGRFFTSPINEGVRYIVPRRDGLVLVGATVEEVGFDKSNTPEAIEDLTQFARQWVPKLAEAKQVKAWSGLRPASVDRIPYLGQLPGMANIYLAAGHYRSGLHLSPATATVMSQLMCGETPQIDLHPFRVNRA